The proteins below come from a single Takifugu flavidus isolate HTHZ2018 chromosome 6, ASM371156v2, whole genome shotgun sequence genomic window:
- the mab21l2 gene encoding protein mab-21-like 2 has protein sequence MIATQAKLVYQLNKYYNERCQARKAAIAKTIREVCKVVSDVLKEVEVQEPRFISSLSEIDARYEGLEVISPHEFEVVLYLNQMGVFNFVDDGSLPGCAVLKLSDGRKRSMSLWVEFITASGYLSARKIRSRFQTLVAQAVDKCSYRDVVKMVADTSEVKLRIRERYVVQITPAFKCTGIWPRSAAQWPMPHIPWPGPNRVAEVKAEGFNLLSKECYSLTGKQSSAESDAWVLQFSEAENRLLMGGCRKKCLSVLKTLRDRHLELPGQPLHNYHMKTLLLYECEKHPRETDWDESCLGDRLNGILLQLISCLQCRRCPHYFLPNLDLFQGKPHSALEAAAKQTWRLAREILTNAKSLDKL, from the coding sequence ATGATTGCGACGCAGGCGAAGCTGGTCTACCAGCTCAACAAATATTACAACGAGAGATGCCAAGCTCGCAAGGCGGCCATTGCGAAGACCATAAGGGAGGTTTGCAAAGTGGTGTCGGATGTCCTGAAGGAGGTTGAAGTGCAAGAGCCTCGCTTTATCAGCTCCCTCAGTGAGATAGATGCGCGCTACGAGGGGTTGGAGGTCATCTCCCCTCATGAATTCGAGGTCGTCTTGTATCTGAACCAAATGGGGGTGTTCAACTTCGTGGATGACGGCTCCCTGCCCGGCTGCGCGGTGCTGAAGCTGAGTGACGGCCGCAAAAGGAGCATGTCGCTGTGGGTCGAGTTCATCACCGCCTCGGGTTACCTGTCAGCCAGAAAGATCCGCTCCAGATTTCAGACTCTGGTGGCGCAGGCCGTGGATAAATGCAGCTACCGCGACGTGGTAAAGATGGTGGCGGACACCAGCGAGGTCAAACTGCGGATCAGGGAGAGGTACGTGGTGCAGATCACCCCGGCGTTCAAATGCACTGGGATTTGGCCTCGTAGTGCAGCTCAGTGGCCCATGCCCCACATCCCGTGGCCCGGTCCGAACCGGGTAGCAGAAGTGAAAGCCGAGGGCTTTAACCTCCTCTCTAAGGAGTGCTACTCGTTAACGGGGAAACAGAGCTCGGCAGAGAGCGACGCCTGGGTTCTACAGTTCAGCGAGGCCGAGAACAGGCTGCTGATGGGCGGCTGCAGGAAGAAGTGTCTGTCCGTCCTCAAGACGCTGCGGGACCGACACCTGGAGCTACCGGGCCAGCCGCTCCACAACTACCACATGAAGACCCTGCTGCTGTACGAGTGCGAGAAGCACCCGAGGGAGACCGACTGGGACGAGTCGTGCCTCGGAGACCGGCTGAACggcatcctgctgcagctcataTCCTGCCTGCAGTGCCGCAGATGCCCCCACTACTTCTTGCCAAACTTGGACTTGTTTCAGGGAAAGCCTCACTCAGCCCTGGAGGCTGCTGCTAAGCAGACGTGGAGACTAGCGAGGGAAATCCTCACCAACGCCAAAAGTTTGGACaaattataa